The DNA sequence CGTTATCAGACAAGTCTATAGACCGAGGTAATAAACCTACTGCATATACGTAGTTTACAACACACATTCATGAACCCGAATGGTAAAGAACAGTAGAACTAAGCGCGCTTCCTCTTGATTCTGGTTTATGCGCCCGCGAGTAGACTGGATGACTCGTGCAGACGATTACATCCTTGAGTTACTAGATGAGGCGGGTATCGCGGCAAATCCCAGTACAATCGGGTTCAATATCGACTACGACCGCCGATACGTTTCTCAACGTTGTCGGGTCCTCTCTAAGAATAGCCTGCTTGAGCGAGTCGATGAGGCGAAAGCCATGTACCAAATCACGGATAAAGGGCGGCAGTATCTTGCTGGCGGGCTCAATGCGGGTGAGCTTGAAGACTAAAATTCAGAACCAGATGTTCTGGATATCGTATTTGAAATCCACTACATTTATGTAATTATGTTACCAATCCAAAGATTAGCTAATGGCGGTAGATGATCAAGTACCTGAATCACGATTTAAATATGAAGGTCATCTAATATTCAACGGCCTTTATACAACAGAAGTAGAATCTATCTTCGATAAAGCTGAATCAAATGAGGCATTAGAAGCTCGTTTAGAGGATAAACTTCCCTCATTAAAAGAGAAATATAACGGCGGCCCACGCAAGGGCTACAGAGACATGGATTTGAGCTATCATCTCAATCTTGAGGAAAGTGACAGTTTAACATCTCACCACAAAAATCTTGCTGAGAAGCTGGTCGCAAAAGAATATCTTGATGAAGAACTCGGTGACGCGACAACGGTTTTTTCGGATGACAAGGGAAGAGTTTCTGGGAAGAGATTAGATAAAGATAATGCATATATCTACTGGTTGTTACCTAAACTTTTGATGGTACAAGGTTCTAAGCCAGAAGTAGAGACAACGCTAAGTGATCTCTATTCTTCACTCGGTCTTACGCAGGATCAGCAGGAAGCATATGCCACTCTTCGTCCAGTGGAGTTTGATAAACATTTCTTATTGTGGCTTGTTTACCGAGATTATATCGGAAAAGACATTGGAAAGAATGTTTCTCTTCATAGTATTAGTGAGATAACTATTAAAGGGGGCAGAGATTTCTTTGGTGAAAGTGCTCAGGTTACAGAATCGACTGATATCCTGCGCTCCACTGCTTTTATTGAAGGATTGTTTAAGAATAAACTGCCAGTGCATCTCAAAGCGATCTTCAAGGTAGGTGGGCAAAATCTCATGGTAGATATCTCCAAAAGCGGCCGCATACATATATTGTCTAAAGAAGATATAAATAGTTCAACGAAGTTAGAAAGAGTTATGATTGGGTTACACTTTGTGAGCGAGTTCACCACTCTTCGACAAGATTGGGAATTCTATGATCCTGATAAAAAATATGTTCCTCCAACATTCATAGAGGAACTAAATGATGTTGCTAAAGACCAAGGTGCCGAAATAACATTCCGCCGGGAAATCATACCAGAGTTGTTAGATAAGAGAGGAGAGGATCTGGAGGATTGGGACCTTGATTTTTAGAAGGGATAACGAAAGAGAGATGTGTTGCCCAAAAATATACCCTCTACCAGCGACTAGTCTAATTGGAGGATAGAAAATGCCTAGAACTCGTGATAGCGTTAGACAGGCTGATTTCTCTTCACTTCCAGTAGAAAACTCTATCCAAGATGTCTCTGATGAAATTGAGCTATATGATGTAAATACAATCTCCATCGAAGTCTATTTGGAAGACTCTGAGGAGTATCCATTTGAAGAACCAAAAAAAACAGAAGGGAAATTCAAATATGAATATTCAGACCAATTGGGTACTGAAACAGCGAGCGGGACGTTTCAACTTCGTCACTCATCTCAGTTGTTTGTTGTAAGGAAAGAAAGTGGCACTGCAAGATTAGATCGTATTGTTAGTGTACTTAATAATTCTTTAGATGATGCTTTAGAGAGCGATGTCACCATTCACAATCGTTTCCGACCTACTAGAGAAGGTATTTGGACGTTTATTGAGAACGCAACTTGGAGAAATTACGTGGAAATTCTCACAGATCTTGGTGAAGAGAAACGTGTGAGTGAATATTGTGAAGAAACAGGAAAGAGCTTCGAGAGTATTGTAGGTCGATATCCTATACTAAGAGCAGAATTTGTTCTAGAATTGCCTTGGAATGATTCAGTTGACGTGGTATATGATCAAGGACACTTAGAAATATCTACTGATAATATAGAAGACTACGAATATGTTCTACAACGTTTCGAGACAGATGTATTCAGTAATTAAACTATGACGATATTAGGTTGGGTTGCAAAGAAGATAAGCAAACGGACTTCAAAGCCATACGATTTGATTTATGAGAGCTTCCACGAATCCTATAAATCATCCTATCACAAACAACTTGCGCATACTCTTCAAACAGTTCTTTGGGTGATCGCTTCGATTTTGAGTGGATATCTTGCTTATCGAACTGGGGATGCTACTAAGCTACTCCCCACTCTTACATTCGTTATTATTGCTCTCTTGGGTGTTTTATTTGTATTCCCAATCTTTCCTTATATACATTGGAGATATGCGAAACCATTCAACTTTATTCCTAAATGGTTCCCGTTAACACAAGATCCAAAAGCACTCCAGCAAGCGCACTATGATAAGCTTCGACTTCCAGATGAAGATTCATACCGGATAGTAGTTTTCTTTGATATACCCGGTCATATTGAGGAATATGACTTCAAACTAATCTCTTCACATGAGGAGTTGGAATTCGAGGTCTTCCCAGAAAAGCAAGGAATGTCTCAAACAATCTATCCAGATGACAAGGGAATCTACAGTAGCACCGAAATCAATAATGACAATGTTTTCAATATATACACTGTTCAGAAGCGATCCCCCTTTGGAGGAGACCCAAGCCATTTTCTAGAGATTTTAGAGGTGTCAAATATATCTGGTTTAGCGCGTGGAGATTCTGGATATAATCTTGACGAGGAAATCGCTCGTGAAGAAGGAACTAATATACTGCACATTGATGTTGACGAATGAACCAACAATGCTGGTGATATAGAATGAGCGGAAAATCCTTCTCTTATGATGGGCACCTAATATTTAATCGCATTGCTAGATTCCCTAGTGAGCTAAATTCCGTATTAGAAAGGTTAGCATCTCATGATGAAGACGAAGAGTCAAATTACAGCATGAGAACATCATTCGAGGAATTAGAATTGTCAAAATATGATGGATTTCCCGAATTAGACCCATCTTTTCGGATTCTTTCTGAAGAACTTAATTTACTGCGATTTACTAAAGAAAGCGCCGGGTCTATTTCTACAGTACTTACTGAAGATGGATCACGGGTCAAGGCACGCCCCATCCATCAATCAGTTGTTGATGTCATTTGGAAGACACCAGAAAGAGTTTTTTTCTTCGGAGGCCGATCTGAGACGGATAATGCGTTCAAAGAGATCATAAAGCAATCTAATATAGATCGCCCTAAGCAAATATCGTTCAATCCATTCTTTTTCCTTTGGGTATTCTACAAGTATTTTGAAGATGACAAAATAGGGGACATAGATATACTCTCGCTGAAGGAGGCAAAATTTGATGGGGACGGGTCTGAATTTGGTCGCCAACTTTCAGTCAATGGGTCTGATTTAGAAAAAGATATGAGCGTCATAGCGGGTCTGTTAACGGGAAAAAAGTTAAATCAATTAGGAGGTGTATTTTCCATTGAAGGCCATTATGTTGATCTTACACTACATTCAAATGGCAGAATACATATCAAAGCTGCAGAGGATATTCAACGATCAAACAGTCTCGTACGCTATCTAACTGCTATCAATACAATCGAATCGATAACAAAGTTATACGAGAGTTGGACTCATAGACCAGATGAACGCCGATACCCTCCCCCTGATTTTTATTTGAATCTTCGAGAATATGCCAAATCAGAAGGGGTAGATATTCAGTACAATATTCGTCCCCCCATGGAAGAGCTGGCTCAAAAGCGAGGCAATGAATTGGATAGTTTTCTAGAGGACGATTAGCCAACAAGGACTCAGCTTCTATTGAACTTCAAAGGACGTCCTATACACTCTATAGCCGCTTGTAGAGATAATAATCTGTCAGCGTAGCACGATAGCTCGGCAGATCGAAAATTCTGACCTACCCTACTGTAACCCCCACGAAGTGCGACAACGTATTTCTCCCACCAACAAACGGCGGATACGCCAACAGGACCAGCACGTACCAAACCGACACAACGGCCCCGAGAACGAGTAGACCAACCGTAAATGATTGTCCGTGATGCCACCCACCGACTCGCAGTGAGCCACGAAGCTCGTAAGTCGCCTCGACGTTCCGCAGCAACCATGACGCGTAGCAGACCGGCACCAAGATCAGTACGAACGCCAGCGGCGTCGTCGTGTACTGAAGCACGTTCCAAAACGCGCCATCGAGCGCAAAATCTCGATTTTCTACCAAAGGGACTGCGTGGAATGGATTTCTGATGAATAGTTAGTACAGAATTAACTAGAATATGAAAACATTTCTAACATATGTATTTATATTATTGTGAGATAATTAACAACTATGGCACAATCGATTGATGAGATTCACTCACTGATTCTCGAAGCGATGGAGCGGCGCAAAACAATCACACTGGAGTATAAAGGCGAAAGTGAACAACGCTATCACGAGAGGGAGTTCGAGCCGTGGTGCTATGGGGTACACCGCACGACTGGAAATCGCGTCCTCCGCTGTTATCAAACCAGAGGTCACAGTGAATCTGGTATGCCTGATGAGTTGCCGTTCTGGCGACTTGCTCGGGTAGACCGGATGAGATCGGTTTCCATCACAGACAATAATATTCGTGATGACTCTCCCCCGTACTACAACCCCCAGGACAAGGATATGAGAAGTTATTTCGACAGTCTTCCGAAATAGATCCTGAATCCAGTCTCGATTCAAGGTGACTAGTTGTTAGTCCTGCCAACGAGGGCTAAAACAGCATCCACATCAGAGCTCATCCATCAGTCGTACTCGTACGCCCGCTTCTCGGTTTCTTCAACAGCGTCTGTCTTACCCATATCGATTGGTTTCATCTCGTTAGCGATGCTGTTTAGAGTGGTCCAGATTAATTGTTGATGTAGGATGGGAAAAGAGATGAATGAATACATCGTAAATCTGACTGGTTTAGAAGACTACAAAGAGTTCGTTGATTCATTTTCGATTGAACACACCGATGCGGCAACGCATAGAGCCCGAAGAATCACAAATAACACAAAATGGAGAGAGAGGACAGGTGTGGGTTTGATGTTATTAATGGTTATTTCTACCGTGCTCACGCTGTATAGTCATGATTTCGAAATAATATTAGCTGGCGCTCTTTTTATAGTATTTATTGTCGTGTTTGCCGATAATATACTTAATTCAGCATCAAGCTATCAAGCTCGAAAATCGGAGACAACAGATAAAGACCTCATATACTACGAATTTAATTGTGCTATACAAGACTACCAGAGTGAAGATTATAGGGAAGTCTACAACCATATGTCAAATATCAATTCCGTTATTAGAAGAGGGCAGAGAAAAAGACAGGGTCTTTCCTACCGATCATATCAGTGGTTTAGAATATACATTACTGCCTTAGAAAAAGCGCAAGATAAAGAACAGGCAATATCAGAGACATTTGGGCGGTTTGCCGAAGAGCAGCTAAAGAATCTCATGAATAATCAAACCGATTTGATAAGAGATATTGTTGATGAAATTGATTATGAAGAAGATAGTATTGAGATGAATGGAACATATAGGGCGATTCTAGATGTCTGGAAGACTTTCACAACGTTCGTATCAAGTGGAATCCTTGTGGCAGTTCTCTCGATTATAGGCGGGGTTGTAGTCATATATGTATTCGATGAAAAGGCAATAGGGATCGCAATCCCAAGCGTGATTCTATTGATGTATCAGATAAATCTTCAAGAGAAATAGTATGCTCTGAAATGTATGGTGTCCAATAATTGAAAACATCTACATACGCCCTATTTTCGGTCACCACGACTGGATTACCCCCTATAGTCGTGTAGCGCTATCAATTCGCTGTTTTCGATCTCCGGCTGAAGAATGCATCTCTCCGATCTTTGCTCGCTACATGAAGAGCGCTTGCTTAACTGAACACGCTAAGAAAAGACGCCCTACGCCTTCTGTAGCCGCTTATACAGATACCACACCCAACCCGAACGTCACACCGACCAGCAGCGGCCACGCATGCATCGGATCACCACCGCTCTCCGAGCGACGTATCGCCGTCACGTTCAGATACATGAAGTACGGGAGGTAGAGCACGCCTAGTGCGCCAGCGATGAGTCCCACCACGGAATTCGCGAGAATGTACGGTGGAAGGCCGTGGGTGATCAATCCCAAGCCGACGCCTCCAAGTGACTCTCTCGGCATGAATCGCTACATCGACGACCACTGTCCGACGTGCGGCCATCGTTTACTCCTCGGTGTGACTAACTCCAGTCACACGATTTGCCCTCGATGCCAGTCTCAGCTGTGTAGGTGTGCTGGCGCAACTGTGTCTTGCGGTCCGTAACACCAAGGCGTGTCGATGACAACCACTCACCACGGGGTAGCATCAGTATGAGCGAGAACGCGGCTACTGTTGTTCGTATGGTCGAGCACAATACGGACGAACAGAATCGAGAGACGATAGATCGCGACCTTATTGGTGTCATTGCACGCCATCACGGCCGCTTTGACGGGACCGAGAACTCAACCTTGAAGATCAAATACCGATAGCAGCTGGTGGAAACGGTTACTATGTCATCGAAACCGAGGACGAGCTCCAGCACTACATCGATAGCCTGGAAGGAAGGAAGGATGCTAAGTATTGCTGACCGGAAGTACGGCGTCCGCAGAGCGACGCAAGCATGGGATGGTGAAATTGAGCCCTCTGATGATCTCGACTTTCTCTAATTCAGAGTGAAGTGAAACCAAATTAGTGCTCTCTATTCCCGACTTCCCAATTCGTCTTGGCTTCAACCGGAAGCTCGTCAGTATCCAGCAGTTCCGCGATCTCTTCCGCCGTCACACTTCCCTGTTGTTCGGCTTTCTCCATCAGCTCGACGAACGCACCGTTCGGGACGGCAGCAGTGTCACCTCGCATCTGGAGATAGAACTCGGCGGCGCGATCGAGCGCCTTACTCTTCGTCTTCTCACCGGTCGCCTCGAGGAGATACTCCATCCGTCGTTCCCGCGTATCGGTCATTCGGAGACGCATATTTTTGCACACGTCCCCCCGAAACCTAGTTTCATCGGGTAACTGGAACAATGATCATTTATAAAGAACCCTGAGAATCGCTCGATCCGTCTCGTCGAATCGAGTTCGCTCCGATCGCGACCAGCCGGTTTTGCACACGGCAGTCCGAGTAAACGTGTGCAATTTTGCGGATTCGTTTCTCGCGTTCTACAACCCCCAGGAGAACGTCAGAAAAATCTTCATTCACGCGGTATCGAACTTCTAAGTGGAAGTAGACAATCCTCGGCTCCCTTGTCTCCATTTATGCGCCGCATTTCTAAGCCGCAACCTAAACTATGTGTATCTCTATACTAATACACTATTGGCAACTTGGTGCAGTACACTAAGTAGCGATGCTGGTAGCTAAGTACAGACAATTGATCTCCGAACCTTCTTTATTGAATATCAAAGTTACACGATGATATGCTCCTAACTCTCTTTAGTTCCAATCAGCACACGTTTATCCCCATTTATTCAACCGTGTCTGATGATCTCCTTATGACAAGATAATTCTCGTAATACCAGTCTGGGAGACCTGCAGAAATCTTAACAATGGTGTCATGACATCATATAATGACATAAAGCTATACTTATAGTGCTAACACTTGTGATGGATGTATGGGGAAATCACACATTCTCATGCGGAAGGTCAATCAGGTCAAGCCCGACAACTATGAGGAGATTCTTCAAATCAATGCGCCAAACGGAGGTCTTTCGGGCGAGGTACAGACTATTGCGATAACACATGTATTAAAAAAAGATGCTGAAATGTTAATTCAAGTAGATGGTGGGGGTGTTGAAGGTGGTCTTCTCTGTTCTTCGCTCCGTGAATACGATTCTTCTGATCTCTCGTTGGGCATCTCATTTGAAGAAGAGTTAGTAATCACTGGAAAAAATATCGCTAAAAGTCCGGGTTCCTTTACTCAATTTTGGGTTATTTACAGTGTTGATAAAGGAACTCTTCTCCCGAAAAGGTCAGAGACCACAAAACGACATGGAGTGGAGTATGAGAAGAAGTGGTTCAAAACTAAAGACGGAGTAGAATACTCCGTCGAAGTGCCTCGTGCTCTCGAGACTGTCTCCCGAACAATTGCTGATGAGGACACCGTCTTTAAAGAAAGGGATGAAGGCCGAATCACGGGTCGAGTAAAGGCCTATCTTCGAAGACAGGTTACTGAGGACGGTGGACATGATCTACCTTGGTATTATAATACTCCCAGCCAGCAGATGTCTACCAGTTTGATGATCAAGAACAAGACTGGGAATTAGAGCCTACTGACATCGAAGAAAAGCCAGAGTTATCTGTTACCCTACCTGGATCATCTCGGTCCATACTCACAGACGACCAAATAAATTTGGAAGATGAGGGGGTGGAGACTGACGAAGACGAAGGAACAGAAAGCCAGATATTCTCATTTGAATTCAATTTCTATGATACAAAGATCCCAAACTACCAGGGCCCACTCGAATTAAAAGCGACATTTGAAGAAGCTGAAAACATCCCAGCTATCATTCACTTGGTCTAATGGTCACTGAAACTACGCTTAAACTGGTCGGAGATTTTTGTCTCTTCTTTGCAGCAACAATTCCACTCGCCGCGCAAGTAATTGGTACGAAATTTGTCGATAAACCAATACCAGGACGATCGGAGGAGTATATTGATAAGTATGATGGATTACATGGTGGGGTTCTGATTATGGATGTGCTGTTTGCTGCTGCTGGACTGTTTATTAAAATCCTTATTTACGTTCAAGGACCCTAACAAATGAGTGAGCTTACTGGTTTGCTGGATCGAAAAATATCTCATCAGTATTTAACTGTATTATTTTCATTCATATGGTGGATGGTATTGCGGTTCCCTTCTATATGAATTTGGTATTGTGGATGCTTCTACAGGGGCAAAAAAAGATAGCAAACATACTGAACGGCTAACAGAGGTCGTGGTTTCGTTTTTCCCTGAAATTCCATGCCCACCCTTTAACCCTCATTTTTCGGAACCACCACTTATGACCGCTGACCCGGCTGGCTCTATCGAGAGATTGCGCAACCGCGTCGAAAGATCAGACACGATTACCCCACAAGATCGAGAGAACATCCTCGCGTTCAGTAATCGAATGGCACTACTTCGAAGCGAATACTCCGACCAACGCCACGAGAAACTGCTCGGCCATATCACTCGAATGGCTGAACAGATCGAGGACATCAGCGATGCGCTCGATGATCGGAAGAAAGCCGAGGACGTCGTCCGCTGGATCAACCGCAACTACGACAACGAAGAGACGAACAAGGACTACCGGATTGCGTTTCGTGTATTTGCCAAACGTGTCACCGACGGTGATGATACGCCGGACAGCATCGATTGGATTCCTTCCGGCTACTCGAACAACTACGATCCGGCACCGAACCCGAAGAACATGCTCCGGTGGGAAGGAGACATTCTCCCGATGGTCAAGGGAACGCGCAATTCTCGTGACGCTGCTCTCGTCACGGTCGCTTGGGATTCCGGCGCACGTCCTGGTGAGCTACAATCGCTCACCGTCGGCGACGTCACAGACTACAAACACGGACTCCAAGTCACGGTTGAGGGAAAAACCGGTCAGCGAACCGTCTCGCTAATTCCGAGTGTGCCTTATCTTCAGCGTTGGTTAACCGACCATCCTGATTCGGGCGATCCGAATGCACCTCTATGGAGTAAGCTCTCTTCCCCGGATCAACTCTCAAATCGGATGCTACGAAAGGCGCTGAACAGCGCGGCAGACCGAGCAGGTGTGAAGAAGCCCGTAAATCTCACCAATTTCCGAAAATCGTCGGCCTCGTACCTTGCGAGCCAAAATGTGAACCAGGCACATCTGGAGGATCACCATGGCTGGACTCGTGGGAGCAAAGTCGCTGCACGTTATGTATCGGTATTCGGTGGAGACAGTGACCGGGAGATCGCCCGCGCACATGGACTCGATGTCGGGGAAGATGAACCGGATCCGATTGCTCCATTAGAATGTCCCCGCTGTAAGCGAGAAACACCGCGCCAGGAGGAGTTTTGTGTTTGGTGTGGACAAGCAGTTGAACCCGGTGCTATCGAGACGATGGAGAATGATCAGCGAGAAACACGAGCTGCGTTACTTCGGCTTGCACAAGAGGATCCCAAGCTACTTGATAGAGTCGAGCAGCTACAGGATGTTATGGCCCTTACGGACGAACACCCAGACCTCCTTCCTGATGCTCAGCGATTCGTGAACACGCTTCGCGAGGACTAAAATCGGACACCGTACGTCGAAGTCGTTTTTTCGAAGGGGTCGAGCCGGTCGTGTCAAGGAAGATTCAAATTTGTCTCCCTGTCGATATGTTGTAGTTAACATCTTCTATGATCCCTGAATTTTGCATATGGGTTTGATGGCTGGTTGTACAATTCGGAGGCTTGTCTTCCCTCGTTTAATGATCAGCAGATGACACACACAAACCACCTTCCACAAGGGACTATCGAGTAAGTGTTAAGTCAGTTGGATTACCTAATTTAGGTGTGGCAAAAGCCAAACAGATTGAATTGAGGAAGAATCAACAAGAACGATTCAAACGGGCAAAGATGGCGTTACAACACGATTTGAACGGCCTTGACCTCAATGATAGCAAGACTGTGGAACTGTTGGAAGAACATTATTTCGTCGAGGGTTCCAGCGATGAGTGAATCTATTGGTGTTGAACGGAAAGGGCCGTTAGTGCGGTCATCCCCACCTGTGGCATTCGAATTTGAATTAGGTTCGTGCCAGCGTTGGACGGATG is a window from the Haladaptatus sp. R4 genome containing:
- a CDS encoding MarR family transcriptional regulator, with product MTRADDYILELLDEAGIAANPSTIGFNIDYDRRYVSQRCRVLSKNSLLERVDEAKAMYQITDKGRQYLAGGLNAGELED
- a CDS encoding WYL domain-containing protein yields the protein MAQSIDEIHSLILEAMERRKTITLEYKGESEQRYHEREFEPWCYGVHRTTGNRVLRCYQTRGHSESGMPDELPFWRLARVDRMRSVSITDNNIRDDSPPYYNPQDKDMRSYFDSLPK
- a CDS encoding site-specific integrase, yielding MTADPAGSIERLRNRVERSDTITPQDRENILAFSNRMALLRSEYSDQRHEKLLGHITRMAEQIEDISDALDDRKKAEDVVRWINRNYDNEETNKDYRIAFRVFAKRVTDGDDTPDSIDWIPSGYSNNYDPAPNPKNMLRWEGDILPMVKGTRNSRDAALVTVAWDSGARPGELQSLTVGDVTDYKHGLQVTVEGKTGQRTVSLIPSVPYLQRWLTDHPDSGDPNAPLWSKLSSPDQLSNRMLRKALNSAADRAGVKKPVNLTNFRKSSASYLASQNVNQAHLEDHHGWTRGSKVAARYVSVFGGDSDREIARAHGLDVGEDEPDPIAPLECPRCKRETPRQEEFCVWCGQAVEPGAIETMENDQRETRAALLRLAQEDPKLLDRVEQLQDVMALTDEHPDLLPDAQRFVNTLRED